The window GCAGCCCGCAGCGGCTCGACGTACGGCTCCGGCGGGGAGCCAGTGGGGAGCGTCGTCGGGATCTCGTCGTAGCCGGTGATCCGCGCGACCTCTTCCGCAAGATCAGCCCGTCCCTCGACATCCTGCCGGTGGCCGGGCACGGTCACCCGCAGCTTACCTTCGGACGGCTCAACCTTGAAGTCGAGCGACGTGAGCACCCGCGTCACCAACTCACGGCTGTAGGCATGGCCCAGCAACCCGCCGATCTCATCCTCGTGGACGAGGATCTCGCGCGGCGGGATCGGGGTCGGATAGACATCCACGATGTCGGCCGGCGCGATGCCGCCAGCGATCTGGGTCAAGAGCTGGACCGTTCGCTGCGAGGCCCGCAGCGCCAGCCCTGGATCGACGCCCCGCTCGTACCGCCGAGACGCCTCGGAGGGGAGCCGCAGGGCCGACGAGGTCTTGCGGATGGTGGCCGGCAGGAAGTTCGCCGTCTCCAGCAGGACGTTGCGGGTGGTGTCGCTGACCTCCGTCGGGCCGCCGCCCATCACGCCGGCCACCGCGACCGGCTTCTCGGCGTCCGCGATGACCAGCATCTCGGGGTCGAGGATGCGCTCGACGTCGTCCAGCGTCACCAGCCGCTCGCCGGGAGCGGCCCGCCGCGCCTGGATCACCGGCCCGAGGGCGTCGGCGTCGAAGGCGTGCTGCGGCTGTCCCAGTTCGAGCATCGTGTAGTTGGTCGCATCGACCACGTTGCTGATCGGGCGGACGCCGGCCATGTGCAGCCGCCGCTGCAGCCAGAGCGGCGACGGCCCGACCTTCACGTCGGCGATGTACGCCGCCGTGAAGCGCCGGCACAGGTCCGGCGCAGGCACCGATACGGCGATCGTGCTGCCAGACGGCACGCTGCCAGACGGCGGCGTGGTCGGCACGCGGCGGAACGGCGCGCCGGTGATCGCGTGGATCTCCCGAGCAACGCCCTCGACGGACATGGTATCCGGACGGTTCGGCGTGATGTACAGATCGAGGACCGTATCCGCGAACAGGGACTTCAGATCGGCCCCGTTCTCGTACGTTTCGTCCAGGATCAGGATGCCGGAGCGGTCGGGGGTCAGCCCCAGCTCGTCGGCCGAGCAGACCATGCCGGCCGAGGCGACGCCGCGGAGGGTCGCCGCCTCGATGACCCGGCCGCCGGGCAGCGTGCCGCCCGGGCGCACGTAGGGCACCTGGATGCCGACCCTCAGGTTGGTTGCGCCGGTCACGACCGTGACCGGCACGCCGCTGCCGTCGTCCAGTGTCGCCACGAACAGGGTATCGGCGTTCGGGTGCGGCTCCAGCCCGACGACGGTGGCGACGACCACGCCGTCCCACTCCGCGCCGACCTGGATAACCGCTTCGACCTCGGTGCCGGACATGTTCAGACGGTGGACCAGATCCGGCAGCGGAAGCCTATCGAGATCGATATCCACCAGCTCACGGAGCCAGCTCAACGGCACTTTCATGAGACGAACTGCTCCAGGAAGCGCGGATCGTTCGCGTAGAACTGGCGGATATCGGTGATGCCGTACTTGAGCATCGCGATGCGCTCCGGCCCCATCCCGAAGGCGAACCCGCTGTACTTCTCAGGATCGTAGCCGGCCATGCGAAGCACCCGAGGGTGGACCATACCGGCCCCGAGGATCTCCAGCCAGTCACCGCCCTTGATCTCTGGCGTCGAGATGCCCAT is drawn from Chloroflexota bacterium and contains these coding sequences:
- a CDS encoding phenylalanine--tRNA ligase subunit beta, whose protein sequence is MKVPLSWLRELVDIDLDRLPLPDLVHRLNMSGTEVEAVIQVGAEWDGVVVATVVGLEPHPNADTLFVATLDDGSGVPVTVVTGATNLRVGIQVPYVRPGGTLPGGRVIEAATLRGVASAGMVCSADELGLTPDRSGILILDETYENGADLKSLFADTVLDLYITPNRPDTMSVEGVAREIHAITGAPFRRVPTTPPSGSVPSGSTIAVSVPAPDLCRRFTAAYIADVKVGPSPLWLQRRLHMAGVRPISNVVDATNYTMLELGQPQHAFDADALGPVIQARRAAPGERLVTLDDVERILDPEMLVIADAEKPVAVAGVMGGGPTEVSDTTRNVLLETANFLPATIRKTSSALRLPSEASRRYERGVDPGLALRASQRTVQLLTQIAGGIAPADIVDVYPTPIPPREILVHEDEIGGLLGHAYSRELVTRVLTSLDFKVEPSEGKLRVTVPGHRQDVEGRADLAEEVARITGYDEIPTTLPTGSPPEPYVEPLRAAGDTAKDVLTAAGLREVMTYSLVGPGTAARLSLNGPASNGIASNGTAAQCEVPVHNAISADLSALRTELLTSLLGVARSTLRHRDRVAIFELARVYLPPMQPLPTERMRLGLVMTGAAGITAWNAPARQTDFFDLKGVVTELLGRFNVPHRIVAAVADGFHPGRCAQVSVGMGDGEVVGYLGQLHPLVAERFDLEGREVYVAELAFDTIIEAAVGQPQLEPLARFPGLDRDLALLLDRDASNAAVEQTIRTAGGPLLERVALFDLYQGPQVAAGKQSLAYTLRFRASDRTLTDAEADDAMASIVSSVRQQFGAVIRGLDA